In Sebastes fasciatus isolate fSebFas1 chromosome 8, fSebFas1.pri, whole genome shotgun sequence, the DNA window gacagacagagagacagacagacagacagagagagagacagagagacagagagagagacagagagacagacagacagacagacagatagagagagagacagacagacagacagatagagagagagacagacagacagagagacagacagagagagagacagacagacagacagacagagagagagagagacagacagacagacagacagacagacagacagacagacagacagacagacagacagacagagagagagacagacagacagacagacagagagacagacagagagctcTACTTCTTCCTCTAAACGTCCCTTCAGGGACCTAGTATTACACATTGTAATACTAGGTCCCTTCAGATTCCTTCAGGGACCTTCTGTTACACGTTGTGATAGTATTTGAAGTGCAGCCTTGTGGCCCTGTTTATAATGTTGACACAGTTTGTGGCTCTAAAttgtgatttgtgttgttatgaCATTATGGATGTTTAACCTGTAACTTTATGGCTTTATGGAAGAATGTTTAGTTTGTCACGGTTCAAGGCCTTTTATATCATCTAAAGTAGGAAATTAATCATATATCTCCCACACTGCTGTTCCTATTACAGCTGATATAATGTTAGTATAACTCTGACGTATGTTTACATGTTAATAAAACTCTGACGTATGTTTACATGTTAATAAAACTCTGACGTATGTTTAATTGTTTGTATTTCTGATTACAGGAAGCAGATCCTCAGTCATGGCAGTTGCGGGGGGAATGAAATGTGTCAAGTacctgcttttctttttcaacTTCATCTTCTGGGTGAGTAGCAGCtctgttatatatttatataatttattatgaAAAGGCAGCAGAGTGGATGTAGATGACACGTTAACGTTATAATGTTACCGAGAGGTGGAGGAGCAGTTATGTTGACTTGTCTTATCAGGATACATCAGAAATGAAATACAAACTAGCTGTGAGGTATTTCTCCTTTTTACCAGCCAGCATGACTTTGAGCATGAACTCTGGTTTTATTTCCTCCTTCAACGTGTAATCATCTGTAGAATCAGCTGATGAGCAGGTTTATGAATGCCGGCTTGCTGGTTTAGACTtgtttgtttaaaggtcccatatcagctcattttcaggttcatacttgtattttgcgtttctactagaacatgtttacaacctgtaaggttaaaaaaaaaactttattgtcctCATCCTGTCttcttgaatatacctgtatttaccctcggtctgaaacgctccgttttagtgcatttcaacaatggaattgcgttgctaggcaacagcttgggtccatgtttacttcctgtcagctgatgttatttacatccactgcaacaggaaataaactgagacacatttagaatgtttacgtttaaaaccgtgtaatgatctaaatatattgtatatttgtgacatcacaaatggacagaaatcctgacggcttgtttcaatcGCActatttctgaatacgggctgtgtgtgtttctctgtatattgagggcttcgatactttcacagtatttataaagcacttaaacctgccttataatataaaagacatgaacatCTCACATGGACTATGTAAGAGTCCTTTAATGTCAGATGTATGAAAGCGTCAGATATCCTGGAGTAAACTCAGCGTTTCCTGGACCCAACctgttgggttagggttaggtgtATGAAAGTGTCAGATATCCTGGAGTAAGCTGAGCTCTTCCTGATCTAACCTGTTGGTTTAATGTCAGATGTATGAAAGCGTCAGATATCCTGGAGTAAACTCAGCGTTTCCTGGATCtaacctgtttgtgtgtgtcagagggcTTTAGAGCGAGACGTGGTGATGATGGAATGTGAATCTTATGACCAGATTGTAACGCAGGGCGTCatgtgacttttcttttttctttctactTCACGGACACAAAGTCTCTGATAATGATCTCACACAGGACAGGAGCAAGTACACAATGTATTCACACTACTCAGTGCACATTATAggatttgttattattattattattgtttctgtttgttctgcCAGAATCTGTTGTAATAAATGGAGTATCTTTAGACTGTTGGCTGGacagaacaagacatttgaagacgccAGTCTGgcatttattattgttttccaacattttatagactcaTCTAATTAGAAAATAACTTTAACATTAATCACTAAGGTAACATGTTACTTTAACCCCTCCTATTTATCAATTATAAGCAGTATATTATAATTTAATACACATTTTGTTGTTGGTCTATGGGCCgctcccgttaggggtcgccacAGCGGATCATCGATCCACACGTTGACTTTTTGATCACGATGAACGATCTCAGGATTTTACGCCGGATACAAACTCCACCGCGCCGCCaatataatacacattataatgTAGATGTAAGCAcctttaagtgtttattaatgtatttgtcaagCATTCATAAGTGGGGTTTGGTGTATAAAcagataatgaataataatataaagatatgtCTCCATAAGAGAACCGTCCTTATCTGCTCACAACTatattatagtttgttttaaatGACGTCTTAAATGTTTatactgggggggggggggggttaaaccTTATTGATTCATTCTTCGGTTATTTCTCAACTAGATTAAtctaattattaaaaaattatgttttcatcaAGAAATGAAGGTCGAGCTAAAGGCAAAAACATAACTTGGATAAacactttcatttttttatcattctatattctattgtattctcttttattctattgtgTGTCTTTGCTCTGTTTGCCTGCTCcgctcactccttcatgttctGCCACGTCAACCATCAGCCTCCTGTTCCACTCCAGCTCAAATATTGACATTGGTGTTGCCGACAAGGAGCAGTCGAGGGCTTCACGTGGAGAACACGCCACCAGCCGGGCTGATAGTCGTCTCACTTCCACTTTAAATACGTCGGTTTTTCATCCTGACGTCAGCATTTCATTTGAAACTAGAAGGACACTcggagagtgcagacctccACTGAGGTCAAACACCTGATCTGACAACGTTAACGAAAGTGAACAATAACTCATGTATCCGCTCCCTCGGCCCACGCTGCACCCTAACCCACCAGGTTTCATGAAAACCAGCAGTTTGTCCGTCTGCTGATGAAAACTGAACCGTAAACATGGACTCCCTGGCAGAGGGACGCGTAGTAAGACTAGTTCAACTGGCAGGTGTTGATCCTGGATTCAACTATACTGCTTTTTAACCGATGTTATagagactgtttgtaagaatcagaaatgtcttgttaacagcttcacctgtgtccgttaagtcaactaaagtcagcgtcctgttgctggcgcttgtgctcgctctacatagacatgaaggagcatcgctcaacacagtgaggagacacacgtcagctaaaagcacaatatcactctatatttcagctgcttggcagtaatgttagctgaccagaccaaggtctctccatgaatcaatgctgatcctagtgttggcttttcccgcctcagcctcccgaccgcggccggagggaacgggggagacgccggagttttggtcggagacgataacgtttctctctgcggagccccgtcacttcacaagacacgggaaacctctgttggtctggaggagctgcagcagttatttctgcacaaacgtccactgaacattcactagatattctcagagctaaactaatggtccgtgtccacaggctccgtgcttttGCACGCCCCccgttcattgtctatgtaagcgattcgagagactagacgtcacgacgcccgctcctcatttgcataaagttgagggcttgTCTACTTTATGCagatcacgggcgtccgacgcgactcgccgcctctccaaactcccgaggatcttttaaaataaacgttgttgatctaaattaaagacagattcatcaacatggattatttctcgcctcaaatgttttcagaaacacatttcagtgaactatttacgtgaaataagagaagaaagtttccaaacaagcctccatactggttccggtatgaaagctgggagcagcagccaacggcgggaaagcgttcgtccaatcaggagccgagtgccttgtttctagggacagcacaccaagcctcaaatgttgggaagcgtcgcgtcccctcgcgttAAAAACGCccccaaagctacggtctcccccgcgtcatCCGACCGCGgcaaacactgtttaacagcttcactagatacaaccaagaggttttggtgcttcactggagtttgtgttggagtctgagtctgaacagcggagacacacgagagaccatgagacaccgaccagcaatggtttatacgtggaagaagttacaaacaggaTCTTTAAGAGAgtcaatacagaaaataaagagTCTATAATTACCCTGAGCTGAATTGATGTCTCTATTCTGTTCCACTTGCTGCCAGGATGAGCTGCTTTTAGTCTCagtctttggattttggactgtttgtcgtaacattttatagactttaTTGAGTAATAGAGAAAATTATGTAGTAATTTCACATATGAAATTGGGCGCCCCGATAGCTCAGCTGGTGGAGCGGGCCATATAACGACGCTGAGTCCAAACCGCGGCGGCCTGGGTTCCAATCCGACCTGTGGCCGGTTCCGCATGTCGCCCCTCTCTCCCCGCTTTCCAaaactctatccactgtcctgtcaataaaagaCTATAAATAGATAATCAAACAATAAATGATCTGTATTTATCAGTATGTTATGCTCAGTGTCAGAGTTCATATGTTGACCGTACTTCTGGCATCGCGGTCGGTTTCCACTCATTCTGTCTTCAGTGACGTCCTCATCATAGAAGACATGATCAGAACCTGTCAGCAGTTATGCTCAAATACGGACTAAATATGGTGGTAATAAGCCTTCAAGCACTTTTTACAGTTCTGCCTGTTCAGGAGAGTTTTTATACGTTTCTAATGCAGTCAGAGTTCAAACTTTATGGTGTGTTTAATGTCcactaaaataaaacatacaatggAGTCACAGTAGAGACGTTTAGcccataaaaatatatttattacatgattTACTAGATATTTTTCTGCTGACGGACTAATCGATGAATTGATCCGACCACAGGTGTATCCGCCCTGAGAGTACAGGACGGTGATGTTTGCTTTAGAGTCACTTGATCCCAGCGGATCACGGTCAAACAGTCCTcccacacactgtgtgtgttcacatctACTGAACCATCTACCACCTGATAATGAACCTCACCCAACGCAGTGACACACGAACATCACATTTTACCACCTGATCGTATCACATCTATCATACAGGAACTAAAGACTGTTGCAACTTCCTTCCATCAGTGCTTCATCATTTAGTCTGAGCGAGGCGTCCGTATGGAAGCAAAGTTTGAATCTTATAAGCAGGAATATCTAACATTTAATCACAACTGAATATTTAAAGGGAGAATTGAAATATTGAACCACCTGGTAATGGAGGTCTTTCTGTGCACCACtcatggtctccagaggatACATCCTACGGACTTTGCCGATCCCCTGACCTTTTatttagcaccatcatcaggtccaaATTTCCGTTTACCCAATACCTTTGTTTTATGATGAAATACCTGCTGAACAATGACATTCCCTTCAGCCTACTTTAGTACCGTGTTACCACGCTGCTAACACGCCAAACTAACATGGTAAACACGCTACATGGTAAACATTAGGGCGGGGACCATGCACCTATCttccgattcaatactatcaccatatTTGGGTGCCGAATCGATATGtgttgcgatttttaagtattgtgattcgatttTACaacttattgtgatttttgttaacttttgtaACCTTAGACCAGGAGAAAAGatacatgtaatgttttatacttctggtgaatataatccatcaatctgatttccatagatgtattttgtatacagttccctttgttaacaccttattttgaaaagctgacGTAGTCCCacatgtctacttcctgtaacttctccaaggtggtctctagctctcccgtcagctccgttctctttatccatccatggtcagctccatcggggccgtttcaatgcagagaacagacaTGTCAGTATcagggtgctctacagtcgtagcgtcggcccatttgaccacggagacgagagcgacggccggctccaccgccacgttaccgtcataccataacgttaccgccataccataacgttacctccataccataacgttacctccataccataacgttacctccataccataacgttacctccataccataacgttacctccataccataacgttacctccataccataacgttacctccataccataacgttaccaccataccataacgttaccgccataccataacgttacctccataccataacgttaccgccataccataacgttacctccataccataacgttaccaccataccataacgttacctccataccataacgttaccaccataccataacgttacctccataccataacgtttcctgtccgtgacagagttagcatgcagctttagctctgctctgtctagctctgcttttcctgtcaatgtgtgaaacccaaagtgtttccatcctttactggatgtgtagtgtttaccacgctggatttaacatgggagggtgcaggtcatatccacgacgaccctccaacgttttagactctctgaggtttgttttggttgacgcatacggaacggatacgacgtcacgttactcagactaccacaataaaagcggtaacttccttctacctccacagagactcagatgaagcagatatatccattctggcattaaaacgtCTGTTTAGaaattgtaaaaacaaaagttgtGATACATCGGTGACTTTTTGAGCTGCAGGGGGATGTTTTGTTGCAATACCGTGAGTGGCCACTGGAAAAAATTGGAAGCAAGGCTGAGCAGCGACATCGTATTCActtcttattatacatccataaTGGGATtgaacatgttagcatttagctcagtctagcctcacagagccactagcatggctgACCACTTTTAGACCAGTTGCTCAAATTAATTTGGTACATTTTGGatctaaaaatttaaataaatcaagTTGCTCAAATTAGACTGACCCCAAAATCAAACTAACTTTCTATATGAACATTTTTGAAcctggaaaaaaattatatttttttgagATGGCAAAACCTTTCTGGACAGATATTTCAGTGcaataaatacaatttcaacattacagtatatattttgtaGTGGTTACATTTTGAGGTATTCAGTTCCTTCTAAGCCTCAAAGTGTTTTGTCCTTTCTTTACTTCTCTTGTGTTTCCAGATAATCTGCAGactcaaatcaaataaacacGTGTGTGACATGAAAAGAGGAGAAATGTATACCTAAACTTCCACCGTACTTCCCCCCCCTCTGTTTCCTGCAGTTATGTGGCCTGGCATTGATTGTCGTGGGAATCCTGGTTCAGGTGGGTTTACACAGAAGCTTGAAGATCAAGGATGCGTCAGCCTCAGGAGTTCCCATCGTCATCATCGGAGTCGGTGTGGTGATCTTCTTCATCGCCTTCTTCGGCTGCTGCGGTGCCTGGAAAGAGAACTACTGCATGGTCACCACGGTAACTCACATCTAGTGTGGTATCTGTGAAagcagacagaaacaaaaaggaATGAATAATGTGTGTAAGACATGTCTAATGTAGCCTGGAAGAGGAATTACCTTGATGTAAGGCACTTAAATATCTTTCATTTCTCTTTTTCCCCAGTTTGCCGTCCTTCTCTTCCTGATCATTCTTGTGGAGATTGCAGCTGCGATCGCTGGATACATCTTCAGAAACAAAGTGAGTGTAGAGTTTGACTGTTTGGAgtattacagtaaataaattCAGAAGAAAacgtttggaaatttgtgtttggtggattatttctctgtggttacaatgctaatggtcattgtattttacatggttggaaagcctgtttattgaccttcacaatgatgtcacacttgtaaggatcatgcatttgtgggatgagcagcacagcagaTTAtatgggtagcgcccaagaacaatttgccaaaatcctcttcatgctggtcaccaacctggtcacacgttgttctgggatggcgttccattcctcaaccaggattggttgcaggtgccaggctgttgtggctgcgtatggatcttccaccgctactgaggctcctgacggtggattaaatgaatcaatatgtcttgtttgttccttgttactgatagagagttcaatcatccaatccaccaaacaactcacaacaagagtcaacaccaacaggagaatacactgtttaccattggcagagcattttggaacatttttcttgggcgctccccacataatcagctgtgctgctcatcccacaaatgcatgatccttacaagttggacatcattgtgaaggtaaataaacaggctttccaacgatgtgaaatacaatgaccattagcattgatacaacagagaaataatccaccaaacacaagtttactaacgtttttttctgagtttacaACCCTGCAGAAGCTGTGGTTTCACGTCCATGTTGTGTCTGTCCACGTAGCTCAAAGACATCGTCCAGGACAGCCTCACTGACATGATTTCCGGTTACAAGAACGGCACCGCTGAGTTCAAGACCACCATGGACAAACTGCAGGAGGACGTGAGTTCAGTGTTGATTCTCCTACTCACTGTTTGCTGACAACACCTTCACATCACACTGCTGCATCCTGTATGTCTGCGCTGCATCACATGATGCTGTTATTCTTGGCACCATCTGTTGACACAAGTTACATCCTTTTACTGTACACTGCTGGCACGTCCACGTCCAATGTTTTCATCTGACTCACTTGCAGTTCAAATGCTGTGGTGTGAACAGTAGCGCTGACTGGAGAGACTTCGGACCTGATGGAAAAACTGTGCCTGACTCCTGCTGTGTGATCGTCGCCGCCAAATGTGGAGTCGGCACCATGACGGACGCTGCCAAAGTGCACCAGCAGGTAAACCTGGTGGTTGACGTGTTGTATGTGAGATAAAGTCAAAGATGACACCtagaacacacacaacacacagtggAACgatttaatgtgaagcagcagttGTAGGAAATGTACGACGGCGTATTAGTGCCATTGTaggttaaaaaaataagaaatgacagagccgggggggggggggggggatattcagagaaacatttctgacattaaagtcataaatttacaagaaagaactcaagaaaaatatgtttttgtttaggAACCATATTGCTTCGctttgcaaggttggatcaacctcatcacacttTGCCACCAAAGTGTGGCGCTCAGAGCGGATGAACGCGAAGCGCTCGTGGTGGATGAACGCGAGGCGCTCGGAGCGGATGAACGCGAAGCGCTCGTGGCGGATGAACGCGAGGCGCTCGGGGCGGATGAACGCGAGGCGCTCGGGGCGGATGAACGCGAGGCACTCGGAGCGGATGAACGCGAAGCGCTCATGGCGGATGAACGCGAGGCGCTCGGAGCGGATGAACACGAACTCAGAGCGAATAAACGCGAGGCGCTCAGAGCGGATAAAGGCGAGGCGCACAGCAACACAAAAGCAGCGCGCATTAGGTTCAATCTAATTTAAAAGAATCAGAAAAAGCCGCATGGTTGCTAAAACCCACTCGgaaagtttgaaaaggtctttTAACAACTCAACCAGTGAAGTGTTCATATGgaatctaataataatatacaatactaataatataatataatagtattgTCTTTCGTTGTAGGGTTGTCATGATGCTCTGGAGAACTCCCTGAAGAAGAACCTCCTGTGGGTGATCGTGGCAGCTCTGGTTATCGCCGTCCTGCAGGTACGTAACAGGACATCGTGCACGACTCCCGACCGGTTCATTTTTAATGATTCATTTTACCTGTTAACAGGATTTCATCTGAAATATAGTCTTCATCTGTTTAACTCTTCTTTTAAATCTTTGTTACATCTAGTGGTTTTATCTGCAggatataaataaaaaactgtTTATATCTGTTATAAACAAGCACTcacgttaaccgttaacccacattaagcattttaaccgattaacactatcggttaaaacggttaaaagaaatgttaataattaattcaaaagttgagcatttttcaaaatgagcatccctagagtggacaaatatgctgctttatgtaaatgtatgtctatatttattattgtaaattaatgaacaacacagatcaatgacagatattgatccagaaaccctcacaggtactgcatttagcataaaacaagaTGCTCAGATcagaacatgtcaaactgcagcccaacaggcaacaacagctgtcagtgtgtcagtgtgctgacttgatcatcataaagtgggctaaatgtctgtaaagaggagactcacaaaaaaaacctaaagTTGTGTGAATGcttaaagaaaatagtggcgttaaTTTGCGTGGTTGTGTTATTGTCGTGTTAAATATCTTTCTATCTGATGATACATGATTGTTTCCCTTCCAGATTATGGGCCTGGTGTTCGCCTGCTTGCTGATGAGAGGAATCCGCAGCGGCTACGAAGTCATGTGATTCAGCTTCACACCTGAGGAGTCGGCGTCGGTTCAGGTCGCACTTATTGGGAGCTTCATTTGGAAAACTTTTCATCTTACACTTAAAGATATAAGGCACAgaacaatatatattttctcttgtATTGATTTTGGATTCTATTTTCATAGGTTAATATCTCAGCTTTGATACTGAACGTGCTTAGGAAACGATAGAAATGATTAATGTCCACTTGTTCTGGTTGGTTGTGAGGAATTCTAACACGGTTTATTTCTTCTGTTAACGGACTGAAGATCTGGTTTTATGTTTTGCtggtttctgtttttattaaagACTCTTTAAATTACTTCTGAATTTTAAGTGTAAATACAAACAGGGAAAGTAAATGCACCACAAAAGCTTTTTATTCCAGACAGTTCCATTACATTGTATGTAGTAATATTGGCACAGCAACAACATTCAAAACCTGAAGAGCAAATatcatatattaaaaaaaaaagaaaagaaaggactTTTGCAACTCATATTTCACGTGTTGTTGGTCCAGTCGTTGTGAAACAGCACTAGAAGCTAATGACATTTCCtgttttacaaaacaaacacgAGAACCACCAAAAGAACACACACTTCCTCTTCGTAGTGTTTCCCCGAACTATGAAACTCTGCTGAGGTGAGAAACTCTGCTGAGGTGTTGCCTGACAAGGGCAAGTTAATGTCATCTTTAAGGGACTGTTCAGGTGTTTCAGACTatggatcagaacctcatagaaccccactgacacacacacattgcagtTACAAACACAATTAAAGCTGTGAGCAGCGATGAACGTGCCCTCGCACCTTCCCGTGCGTCGGGGGTACTGGAGGGACGCCGACTGACGCAGCCAGGCACGATGAAAACGGAACTCTGCTGAGCGCAATGACGCCTGCCAGAAGACTAAGACatacggttcatgagttatgaaagggggcgtggctaatgtattggggcggggctatgagtctaTTTTTGCATGTTAATGTCCTCAGGACTGGAGCCTCATCATGCCTGAGGtctttggggcagatcggactatgtacagtcgagttacaacaacttcctgtttcatggcgaatggctcaaaatggccgccacgccacggtcaggtcgttaaGTGGAAACTCACCATTTGAATAACTTTCCATCCtgaaggtcttaagatggt includes these proteins:
- the cd63 gene encoding CD63 antigen, which encodes MAVAGGMKCVKYLLFFFNFIFWLCGLALIVVGILVQVGLHRSLKIKDASASGVPIVIIGVGVVIFFIAFFGCCGAWKENYCMVTTFAVLLFLIILVEIAAAIAGYIFRNKLKDIVQDSLTDMISGYKNGTAEFKTTMDKLQEDFKCCGVNSSADWRDFGPDGKTVPDSCCVIVAAKCGVGTMTDAAKVHQQGCHDALENSLKKNLLWVIVAALVIAVLQIMGLVFACLLMRGIRSGYEVM